In the genome of Bacillus thuringiensis, the window GAGCGTGTCGATTTTTTTCGAGTAGACACTTTCATTAGATCCGGTCTCAACTAATGCGCACTAGAATCGTCCCCTCCACACTACCCAAAAGATGAGCACCTTATAAACCATAATTTCCCCTGCAAAAAATGCTCATTAATAGCTAATGTTTTCATAATCCATTGCCTGATAGAAATATTCTTTTTACATCTTTTAAGACTTCACAGAAACTATTTGATTATCATATTTAATAAAAAAATGAGTAAAACCAAATGAAATAGTTTTACTCATTTTTTTATTATCTTATTTTTATCAGTCAATCATCGAATAGCCTCTGCCATGTATCGTTTGAATATATCTTTCTTTTTTCTCGCACTTTAACTTTTTTCTTACATACCCAATATATAAATCTACTACATTTGGATTTACTACTACGTTATATCCCCAAACCTGATTCAAAAGCATTTCACGGCTCAATATTGTATTTTTATTCTTGATTAAAAATACAAGTAAATCGTACTCGCGCTTAGTAAGCGAGAGGTTTTCGCCACCTTTTTTCACAATATTGCTAGATGCATCAACAAAGAGATCTTTAAACTGAAAAAAGTTTGTCTCATTTTGCTGAATACAGCCACTTCTCCTTAAAATCGCTTGAACTCTTGCTACTAATTCTTCTTTCACAAATGGTTTTCTTATATAATCATCTGCTCCTGCTTGTAATCCTGCTATGCAATCCTTGCTAGAAATATTATCGGTCACAATAATGATTGGTGTCTTTTTAACAAGCCGTATTTGTCTGCAAATTTCTGGTCCCGATATACTTAATGAATCCCAATCTAATATGATAATATCCCAGTCTTGTTCATATATTATATTTAAACCTTCGTTTTCATTGTGAAGTTTTAAAATGAAATAGCCTTCTTGCGTTAGACCGCTTACGATTTTCTTTGCTGAAGACCGTTCATTTTTAATCACCAACACCTGCTTCACCGATGGTTCACCTCTACTTCAATATAACTTATTTAGATAAAAAATTATCCCCAAAAAACAATTTAAGATTTATAAATTTAAAATTCCTAAATAATCCATGAAAACAGCTTATTAGGAGAACTCTATATAATCTTACAATAGGTATGGATAAAAACACAAAACATATTAATATTCTAATAAAACGAAAATTCAATGAAGTCTTATCAACCAGGTTTTGACGGGATAAACTTGTAATCATTAAGGGATACGCATTAAGGATAGAAGTGAAAGAAGTGAAGAATTAGAAGCATTCTATTTTTAAAATCCTAACTTTTCCACAAATAAAAGAAGCATAAACTTGCCGTGAATGTTACAACAAAACAAATAAAAATACCTATTATTAGCATGTGGCATTTAATCTTACTATTTTATTCATTAAAGCTTTTATACAACAAGTTCAATAACTTTAACAAAGGAGTTTTAGTATATTGGCTTAATGGTAAAAGTGTTTGTAATGATATCCTTTGCTTTTAGAGGTACCGTCAGGAAAATGCGGATTTACAACACTAAGCCCATTTTCCTGACGATTCCTCCGCTTTCAACAACGTTAAGAAAATTTTATATGAAAGAAAGTTTTGTTCTTTTAACCAAAAACGGTCGTTTATGGTTAGATGAACTACTCACAGCTATTTATGTGATGCCATTTTTTAGATGTAATCAAAGATAGTACAGTTGCATCATGAATTTGCCAAATTCCTTGTGTCTGTTGTCCCATATGGAAGGATCTCGTATATTTTTGCAGCAAGTGCCTGGGGAGATTCCTTTGCCCCTCTTTTAATCCAATCGTTAACAATATTATAGATACCGCCTGCTAAAAACAGGATTTGCATTCTGCTTATGTCATGATTGCGCGTAATATCCGCTTGAAAGACCTTTTCCATTGTGTAATTCAAATAATCAAGCATCATACTAGATATATTTGCATCAATTAACTTTCCTGACGGCTTCTGTGCAGACACAAAGCCCTCTATAATATATTCAATAATTAGCTGCATACTTTCATAAGGATCCAAACTATCAACCTCTTTCAAAAATTGTTGAACAATTTCATCCACTGATACTTGTACGACGTCGTAAACGTTGCGGTAGTATTTGTAGAATGTGACTCTGGCAACTCCAGCCTTTTTGCAAATAGCTGTTACGGTTATATCTTGCAGTTTATGTTCATGCAACAGTGCGCTCAATGCCTCCATAATGTATTTCTGAGAGTGTATACTGTCTTCTCTTGACTTCCTCAAAACTAACACATCCCTTCATTCTGTTCGTTTTAAGTGTAAATTATCACATAGTGCTTGAAAGATGAAAATTCACTGTTATACTTACACATGTAAGTACAATTGTTAGTGTATAAAAGGCCATCATTGCTGTCAATGTGTACCATTTTCTTTGTTTCCTACTGGCAATTTCCCGCCATTTTGCAAGCTATAAATAGGGTGAGATATACTGATACAATTTACAATATAAATTTTAAAATCCTTTTATATGAATAATACGAGATTTTGGCGTTTGTACGTTTCTAAATTACAACGTAAGAACAAGACAAATTTCCAACGAAAGTAGGGTGAGATTTAATTGGCAAAATATCTTTATAAGTTAGGACATTGGGCAGTAAATCATAGGAAAAAGGTTATATTTAGTGCACTCGCAATTCTTATTGCATTTGTACTTATTGGAGTCAACATGGGTTCCTCTTTCAATGATGAAATGAGCATTCCGAATACACCGGCAGATAAAGCAGGAAAAGTAATTAAAAAAGAGTTTAAAGCGATGCAACCAGCAGGTGCACAAGTAAAAGTAGTATTTCAAGCACCAAAAAACGGAACCTTGGAGTCAGCGGAAGTACAACAGAAAATTGCAGAAGTTCTAAGTGAGATAAAAAAAGATTCAGCTGTTGATTCTGTGGCAGCACCGATGCAACTGCAGAACCTTAGTGAAAATAAGAAAATCGGATATGCAGTTGTTACGTACAAAGTGGAAGCGGAAAAGGTCACAGAAGCTTCTAAGGATAAGATTTTAGATAGTATTGAAACAACAAGGGATGCCGGCATTCAAACGGAGCTATCAGGAGGCGATATTAAGTTTTCCGACTCAGAGACTTCAGGTATGACTGAAATTGTTGGAGTACTTGTTGCCTTCGTAGTCCTGACATTTACTTTTGTGTCTCTTCTAGCAGCTGGACTTCCGATTCTCACTGCGATAATCGGATTAGCGATTGGAATGCTAGGAATCATGATTGGAACCAATTATGTGGAAATCCAATCTGTTTCCTTAACATTAGCTGCCATGCTGGGACTCGCAGTAGGCATTGACTATGCGCTTTTCATTATCAATCGCTTTAGACAGCAGCTCGCACAAGGAGATTCTGTTCCAGAATCTATTGCCATTGCAACGGGAACAGCGGGAAGTGCCGTAATCTTTGCAGGATTGACTGTTATTATTGGTCTTTTGGGACTGTCTGTTACAAAGATTCCATTCCTAATAGCGATGGGCGTATCCGCTGCTTTCACTGTATTCATAGCTGTGGTGGTTTCCGTCGTCATATTACCGGCCATATTAGGAATTATCGGCCATAAGATTGCCCCAACTAAACAAAATCGATTCTTGGAAAAGATGACTGGGGCAGGTAAGAAACGCACTGGTTCAAATAAATGGGGGGAATTTGTCGTAAGACGTCCTCTGGTTGTTTCGATTTTCGCAATCGGACTACTTGCAGTGATTACGATTCCATTTTTCCATATGAACCTTGGGCTGCTTTCTGATGGAACATCAAAGTCCACAGAAACGACAGAACGAAGAGCATATGATTTATTGACCGAAGCATATGGAGAAGGAATTCATGCCTCTTTAGCGGTAGTGGCAAAAGCTGAGGAAGCAACAGCTGAAACGCAAAATACTATGAACACCGTTGCAAAAGAATTGGGTAACTTATCTGACGTGAAAAGTGTGACACCAGCTATCCCTGGTCCTTCTGGAAAGATTTATATGATTTCCATCACACCAAAAACAGGACCTGACGATACAAAGACGAAGGATTTGGTAAATACGATTCGGGACAGATCAAACCAGACCGAGAAAAAAAATGGAATTGAACTAATGGTAAC includes:
- a CDS encoding response regulator transcription factor, producing the protein MKQVLVIKNERSSAKKIVSGLTQEGYFILKLHNENEGLNIIYEQDWDIIILDWDSLSISGPEICRQIRLVKKTPIIIVTDNISSKDCIAGLQAGADDYIRKPFVKEELVARVQAILRRSGCIQQNETNFFQFKDLFVDASSNIVKKGGENLSLTKREYDLLVFLIKNKNTILSREMLLNQVWGYNVVVNPNVVDLYIGYVRKKLKCEKKERYIQTIHGRGYSMID
- a CDS encoding TetR/AcrR family transcriptional regulator codes for the protein MEALSALLHEHKLQDITVTAICKKAGVARVTFYKYYRNVYDVVQVSVDEIVQQFLKEVDSLDPYESMQLIIEYIIEGFVSAQKPSGKLIDANISSMMLDYLNYTMEKVFQADITRNHDISRMQILFLAGGIYNIVNDWIKRGAKESPQALAAKIYEILPYGTTDTRNLANS
- a CDS encoding MMPL family transporter, whose product is MAKYLYKLGHWAVNHRKKVIFSALAILIAFVLIGVNMGSSFNDEMSIPNTPADKAGKVIKKEFKAMQPAGAQVKVVFQAPKNGTLESAEVQQKIAEVLSEIKKDSAVDSVAAPMQLQNLSENKKIGYAVVTYKVEAEKVTEASKDKILDSIETTRDAGIQTELSGGDIKFSDSETSGMTEIVGVLVAFVVLTFTFVSLLAAGLPILTAIIGLAIGMLGIMIGTNYVEIQSVSLTLAAMLGLAVGIDYALFIINRFRQQLAQGDSVPESIAIATGTAGSAVIFAGLTVIIGLLGLSVTKIPFLIAMGVSAAFTVFIAVVVSVVILPAILGIIGHKIAPTKQNRFLEKMTGAGKKRTGSNKWGEFVVRRPLVVSIFAIGLLAVITIPFFHMNLGLLSDGTSKSTETTERRAYDLLTEAYGEGIHASLAVVAKAEEATAETQNTMNTVAKELGNLSDVKSVTPAIPGPSGKIYMISITPKTGPDDTKTKDLVNTIRDRSNQTEKKNGIELMVTGTAAMNIDIVQKLSDALPVFAALIVGLAYVLLVLVFRSLLIPLKAVLGFLLSLGATLGAVVFFVQDGHFQNLFGFPAASPILAFLPVILIGILFGLAMDYEVFLVSKMREVYTHTGDPKRAILEGMRESGKVVVSAGLIMMSVFIGFMLAPDSIIKSIGMALTFGVFFDAFIVRMTIVPAVMALMGKSAWYLPKWLDKILPNIDVEGESIIHHMENKSEKIYKQNS